Proteins encoded in a region of the Nocardia asteroides genome:
- the pdxH gene encoding pyridoxamine 5'-phosphate oxidase, giving the protein MRDLDNSPDLAAMRVDYGGLPHGGNDDIDLDETWLAGGWEPLLRHWIEQATAVGIAEPNAMVLATVSLADGTPRPVARTVLCKGLSPDGVIFYTNYDSAKGAQLTAVPYAAVTFVWPALGRQVHLRGAVERVPAETTAAYWRSRPRDSQLGAWASRQSEPIGSRAELDRTLAEATARFADVDEIPVPPHWGGFLVRPDEVEFWQGRRGRLHNRIRVRIADDTSTVERLQP; this is encoded by the coding sequence ATGCGTGACCTGGACAATTCACCGGATCTCGCCGCCATGCGGGTGGACTACGGCGGCCTGCCGCACGGCGGCAACGACGACATCGACTTGGACGAGACCTGGCTGGCCGGTGGCTGGGAGCCGCTGCTGCGGCATTGGATCGAGCAGGCCACCGCGGTCGGCATCGCCGAGCCCAACGCCATGGTGCTGGCCACGGTGTCGCTGGCCGACGGCACGCCGCGACCGGTCGCGCGGACCGTGCTGTGTAAAGGGCTCTCGCCGGACGGTGTGATCTTCTACACGAACTACGACTCCGCCAAAGGCGCGCAGCTGACCGCGGTCCCCTACGCGGCGGTCACCTTCGTCTGGCCCGCGCTGGGCAGGCAGGTGCACCTGCGCGGCGCGGTCGAGCGGGTACCCGCCGAGACGACGGCGGCCTACTGGCGTTCCCGGCCGCGGGATTCGCAACTGGGCGCCTGGGCGTCGCGTCAGTCCGAGCCGATCGGTTCGCGGGCGGAACTGGATCGCACACTGGCCGAGGCGACCGCGCGGTTCGCCGACGTCGACGAGATTCCGGTGCCGCCGCACTGGGGCGGTTTCCTGGTCCGCCCCGACGAGGTCGAGTTCTGGCAAGGGCGCCGCGGCAGGCTGCACAACCGGATCCGGGTGCGGATCGCGGACGACACGTCCACGGTCGAGCGCTTGCAGCCCTGA